A section of the Chlorocebus sabaeus isolate Y175 chromosome 17, mChlSab1.0.hap1, whole genome shotgun sequence genome encodes:
- the SNRNP48 gene encoding U11/U12 small nuclear ribonucleoprotein 48 kDa protein: protein MEGEPPPVEERRRLQEELSEFVESCCRTLEEVTASLGWDLDSLDPGEEEATEDEVVLCPYDSNHHMPKSSLAKHMASCRLRKMGYTKEEEDEMYNPEFFYENVKIPSITLNKDSQFQIIKQARTAVGKDSDCYNQRIYSSLPVEVPLNHKRFVCDLTQADRLALYDFVVEETKKKRSDSQIIENDSDLFVDLAAKINQDNSRKSPKSYLEILAEVRDYKRRRQSYRAKNVHITKKSYTEVIRDVINVHMEELSNHWQEEQEKAEDDAEKNEERRSASVDSRQSGGSYLDAECSRHRRDRSRSPHKRKRNKDKDKNCESRRRKERDGERHHSHKRRKQKI from the exons ATGGAGGGCGAGCCTCCACCTGTGGAGGAGCGGCGGCGGCTGCAGGAGGAGCTGAGCGAGTTCGTGGAGAGCTGCTGCCGGACGCTGGAGGAGGTGACGGCGTCCCTGGGCTGGGACCTGGATAGTCTGGATCCCGGGGAAGAGGAGGCGACGGAG GATGAAGTTGTGTTATGTCCTTACGATTCCAATCATCACATGCCTAAATCGTCTTTAGCAAAGCACATGGCATCTTGTAGATTGAGGAAAATGGGCTATACCAAAGAAGAAGAG gatgaaATGTATAATCCTGAGTTTTTCTATGAGAATGTGAAGATACCTTCAATTACTTTGA ataaGGACTCACAATTCCAGATAATTAAACAAGCTAGAACTGCAGTTGGGAAAGACAGTGATTGTTATAATCAAA gGATTTATTCTTCTTTGCCTGTTGAAGTTCCTCTGAATCACAAACGGTTTGTTTGTGATCTAACTCAAGCTGATCGTCTTGCCCTCTATGATTTCGTAGTTGAGGAGACAAAGAAAAAGCGCTCTGATTCTCAGATTATTGAAAATGACAGCGATCTCTTTGTAGACTTGGCTGCCAAAATCAATCAAG ATAATAGTCGAAAAAGTCCAAAATCCTACCTTGAAATCCTGGCAGAAGTAAGAGATTATAAAAGAAGACGCCAGTCCTATAGAGCTAAGAATGTTCACATAACCAAGAAATCATATACTGAG GTGATTCGAGATGTGATAAATGTGCACATGGAAGAACTCAGCAATCACTGGCAAGAAGAACAAGAGAAGGCAGAGGATGATGCTGAAAA GAATGAAGAAAGGCGATCAGCTTCAGTAGATTCACGGCAGTCTGGTGGAAGCTATTTGGATGCTGAGTGTTCACGACATAGAAGGGACCGGAGTAGAAGCccacataaaagaaaaagaaataaagataaggaTAAAAACTGTGAGtcgagaagaaggaaagagag